The following is a genomic window from Spirochaeta cellobiosiphila DSM 17781.
TCATGGGAACTTGATATATGAACCTCGCTTTTTAAAAAACAAGAGTAAAGATCAAAGTGTTTTGGCCACAATTGATCAGGTGTCAGATTGGATGTTTGTTTCAAAAGGAAAAGTTTATGGAGGTTTTACAATTCAAGGGGCTCGTCAGGGTATGCCTTTATTAGAACGGGAAAAACATGACAAAAAGTGGAATCTGGATTTTGGTAATCCCTATGAGCCACGACTCTCTTATCTGGATTACCAAATAGATGATGATTTAAATCAAATAGAACAGCCTTTCGGTCGTAAGATTGCTCAAAATTTTAGTAATTATCTGTCTCAGTCCAGGGAACTCTTTCAATATACAGATAGAGCTGGAAACACCATTCTTCATATGGAAGCTTTGGCCGGAAATTCCCGGATAGTAGAAACTTTATTGAATTATGGAGCAGACAGCACCGCATTAAATAAGTATGGACAGACTGTTATGGATATGGCAGAGATTTTCCAGTGGACTAAGGTGATTGATATCCTCAAAAAAAGAAAAGGGTTAACTTCTTTTATTGCTGTTTAGAGCATTATTACGGGAAATCACCCTTTTTGGGTGATTCTAAAAGTTTACCAGTATCTATACTTGTGTCCTATTAAGGAGATGCTGTGATGGATTTACTATCAGAATTAGATCATAGTGCCTATCATCAGGCACAGAAAACATTTAAAATTTTCGTAAGAGAGTTATCATGGGAAAGGCGAAGGATCATTAAAACTCTAGATTTAGCTATTGTAAAAATATCCCTCAGAACATACAAGTCCGGTTCTTTTCCAGCTTATGAGTACTTGTGGGTGAAGGATTTTTACTTTGATGGGGAAAACGTACAGGGGACACTATTAAATGATCCCAAATGGGCTAAAAATTATGAACGAGGACAGAAAGTTTTCACACAATTAAGTCAGGTATCTGATTGGATGTTTGCCACCAATGGTAAAGCCTATGGCGGGTTTTCTATACAAAATACAAGAAAAAGAATGACCCAGGCAGAGCGATCAAAACATGATCGTGCCTGGCATCTTGATTTTGGAGACCCAACAGAACCTAAACTATCCTATATAGATCATTCTAGTGAAGAAGATTTGTTATGTAATGAACATCCCATGTGTCGGGACATGGGAAAAAATTTTAAAGAGTACCTATCCCGTTCAAAAGATTTGTTAAACTATAAAGATAGGGTAGGGAATTCTTTGCTTCATATTGAAGCTTTAGCTGGAAATGGATTGATAGTTAAAACACTAAAAGAACATGGGGCTAATATTCATCTTCAAAATAATTTTGGCCAAAGACCCCTAGATATGGCTAGAATATTTGATTGGCATAATGTCATTGAAGTTCTTGAAAATTGAAAAAGGAATTCTTTCTATTCATATTTATAATTTAAGTAAAGGAATAGATAGTGAAAAAAGTAATTTTAATCAATGTTCTGTTGTTCTTCTCCCTGACAATAATGTGGGCAGAGGATGTTCTGGTAAGTGTTACTGACCGCGATCTAAATATTCCTCTTGAAGGCGCTCAACTTCAAATTATAGGTCAAGAAGAACTCTTTTATACCAATTCAGAGGGGGAAGTTACCTTACAACTATCAGATGAAACACAAAGGCTAGTACTTAATATCTCCTATCCGGGTTATGAAAGTCTTCGTTTACCCTTATCCAAGGGGGATGCTGTTATAAAAGCAGAATTAGTATTGCAGGGGATTATTCAAGGAGAGGAACTAGTTGTAGAGGGAGAGAGAAAAGGAAAAAGTGATGAGGAAGTGGGCGTTTCTGTCGTTGTTGATAAAGAAGCCTTTCAGACTACAGCCAATATTGGTATCGTCGAAGATGTCATGAATACCATAAAAACTCTCCCGGGTGTTGGTTATACCTCCAGTTGGAATGCCCGCCCTTCTATACGGGGAGGATATCCTGATGAGATGGCCGCTACTCTAGATGGTTTTTATGTAACTTACCCCTTTCACTGGGGAGGGGCAGTATCCATATTTAATCCTAATATGGTCAGTTCTGCTAAGCTATCTAATGGTGTTTATTCTGCTCGTTATGGACGTGCTATGTCTGGTTTATTGGAAGTAGCTACTCTGTCACCATCAGATCCTGAAACGAGAATTGATATATCTCAATCCACAATTTCAACAGATATTTTTATTCAAACTCCTCTAGGAGGATCGGGAGGTCTTTTTACTGGTGGGAAGGTAACTTACTTGGATTCTGTAAGATTATTCAACCCTGAATCAACCGAAGATATTCCTACCTTACCCTATATCAGGGATTTTTATACAAAGGCTTTCTTTGATCCCTTAAATAATCTGCATATATATTTTAATGGCTTTTTTGGCAGTGATGGTATTGGTGTTGATACCACCACTGAGAATGATGATTATTCAACGGATATCCTTTTTGATTATGATTATAGTAATGCTTTTATCTCTGGTGGTTTTGATTGGTCCTATAGTGATAAAACGCTTTTTTCCCTCATTGGTGGGTATAACTGGAATTTTATGGATATGACCTTCCGTCTTCGTAACAGGGGGACTATGACATATACAGATGATTTTGTAGATAAATACGGTGTTATATATGGAATTAATTATGGAGATACTTATTCCATTGAGGGATTAGTAGATGAAGGGACCCGTCATCTTGACACTCAACAGTCCCAGATCAAAATTCAAGGAGAACATCTCATCGGCGATGGGCATGTTCTAACAGCAGGTCTGGAAAATATTATCATAACCAATGCACAAGAATCGGATATAAATCTATGGACTCTTAAAGATGGTGGGGGAAGCTTGTCTCTCGAGGAAGTCCAGTATGCTGTCAGTATTGATGGGAATCATAGCTTGAATACAGCTGGTTACCTAATCTGGGAATCAGGGAATGATCAGTCTGACTTAAATAGTGAATTAGGTTTGCGTACAGAATACTTTGCCCTTTGGAATGATGATTATGATATGAAAGCGAGACCTTCTTTAAATCCTAGAGGGACTCTGACTTATCAATGGATCAAAGGTAAGGATCGATTAGATAATGTTAGTTTTTCTATTGGATCTGGATTGTTTTCTACCTTTCCTATGTCTGGACAATTACTTGAGGAAGAATATGACAGTAAAGATTGGCAGATTCCTCCTGACACAGCTTTATTTAATGTCCTGGGTACTAATATTGAATGGGATGACATATGGAAGTTTAAATTAGAGAGTTATTATAAGTATTACTTGAATAGACTGGTACTCACAAGTGATGATGCCTCAGGGGCTACGGAGTATTATTACAATACTGATGGGTCAGGGCATGCTGCAGGTTTTGATTTAATGCTCCAAAAAAAGTTCAGCCGTAAATGGGATGGATACCTAAGCTATTCGTTTATCTGGTCTCGTTTCTATAATCCTTCTAACACTGGTACTGATACAGAAGAGGTTCTGCTTCCTTCTGGCGAATCTTTAGATCGCTGGTATTTTCCCTATTATCACCGATATCACAATTTCAATGTGGTCTTTAATTGGCATTTTAAACCTGGTTGGACTTTTACTACCATAGGTCAGGTGGCTTCAGGAGACCCCAGAGCTGCTGTGGGACAGGTAACTTCCTATCCTGTAAGCTATGATGGACAAACGATTCAACGTTATGGCCGTACAAGTACTTATTCAGATTCTCAGCGAAATGGGATATCAGCTCCAGTGGATATAAGATTGAGCTACTCCTATTATAAACCCCGCTCAAAAGTGAATTGGGAGTGGTATATCGCTATGGAGGATATATTAGCTAATCTCTATCAGCCTAGTGGTAATACAACATACAATGCTA
Proteins encoded in this region:
- a CDS encoding DUF2314 domain-containing protein; protein product: MDLLSELDHSAYHQAQKTFKIFVRELSWERRRIIKTLDLAIVKISLRTYKSGSFPAYEYLWVKDFYFDGENVQGTLLNDPKWAKNYERGQKVFTQLSQVSDWMFATNGKAYGGFSIQNTRKRMTQAERSKHDRAWHLDFGDPTEPKLSYIDHSSEEDLLCNEHPMCRDMGKNFKEYLSRSKDLLNYKDRVGNSLLHIEALAGNGLIVKTLKEHGANIHLQNNFGQRPLDMARIFDWHNVIEVLEN
- a CDS encoding DUF2314 domain-containing protein, encoding MSEILELAVKRAQHTFKIFVRELSWERRRIHKTHELAIVRLDLKTNRGGTSPKVESVWVDNFQFDGRLIHGNLIYEPRFLKNKSKDQSVLATIDQVSDWMFVSKGKVYGGFTIQGARQGMPLLEREKHDKKWNLDFGNPYEPRLSYLDYQIDDDLNQIEQPFGRKIAQNFSNYLSQSRELFQYTDRAGNTILHMEALAGNSRIVETLLNYGADSTALNKYGQTVMDMAEIFQWTKVIDILKKRKGLTSFIAV
- a CDS encoding TonB-dependent receptor plug domain-containing protein, which gives rise to MKKVILINVLLFFSLTIMWAEDVLVSVTDRDLNIPLEGAQLQIIGQEELFYTNSEGEVTLQLSDETQRLVLNISYPGYESLRLPLSKGDAVIKAELVLQGIIQGEELVVEGERKGKSDEEVGVSVVVDKEAFQTTANIGIVEDVMNTIKTLPGVGYTSSWNARPSIRGGYPDEMAATLDGFYVTYPFHWGGAVSIFNPNMVSSAKLSNGVYSARYGRAMSGLLEVATLSPSDPETRIDISQSTISTDIFIQTPLGGSGGLFTGGKVTYLDSVRLFNPESTEDIPTLPYIRDFYTKAFFDPLNNLHIYFNGFFGSDGIGVDTTTENDDYSTDILFDYDYSNAFISGGFDWSYSDKTLFSLIGGYNWNFMDMTFRLRNRGTMTYTDDFVDKYGVIYGINYGDTYSIEGLVDEGTRHLDTQQSQIKIQGEHLIGDGHVLTAGLENIIITNAQESDINLWTLKDGGGSLSLEEVQYAVSIDGNHSLNTAGYLIWESGNDQSDLNSELGLRTEYFALWNDDYDMKARPSLNPRGTLTYQWIKGKDRLDNVSFSIGSGLFSTFPMSGQLLEEEYDSKDWQIPPDTALFNVLGTNIEWDDIWKFKLESYYKYYLNRLVLTSDDASGATEYYYNTDGSGHAAGFDLMLQKKFSRKWDGYLSYSFIWSRFYNPSNTGTDTEEVLLPSGESLDRWYFPYYHRYHNFNVVFNWHFKPGWTFTTIGQVASGDPRAAVGQVTSYPVSYDGQTIQRYGRTSTYSDSQRNGISAPVDIRLSYSYYKPRSKVNWEWYIAMEDILANLYQPSGNTTYNAITGEEDKGTGADFNIGIPIPSFGLKISY